The DNA region AGCGCTGTATGTTCATCAGTGAACATGGTggtagagatgtgtgtgtctgcttgtctgtatgtaagcataggcatgtgtgtgtgttgtgtgtgtggtgtgggagtAGTGAGCATaggtttgtctctgtgtgtgtgtgtgtgtgtgtgtgtgtgtgtgtgtgagtataggtttatatgtgtgtgtgtgtgtgtgtgtgtgtgtgtgtgtgtgtgaacacaggaTGTCATGTGATCTAGATGAGAGACATTGATGAGTCAGTATGAGTCGCTGCATGTAGGGGCTCATCAGTGGATGTGGTGATCGTGTGAATGCCGTCCTACTCTACTGGAGCCTGCAGGGGgcactcttttcttcttctcctgtaGGGGCTCATCAGTGGATGTGGTGATCGTGTGAATGCCGTCCTACTCTACTGGAGCCTGCAGGGGgcactcttttcttcttctcctgtaGGGGCTCATGAGTCGTGAATAGGAGCCTGTAGGCAGGCTGTGTATGCACCACTCTTGTAACAGTACAGACTCCAGGCCTTGGCAGAGCCTCcgatatatgagtgtgtgtgtgtgtgtgtgtgtgtgtgtgtgtgtatctatgtggattcaggttgtgtgtgcgtgtgggtgtgtgtgtctgtatgggtgtgtaACTCTGTGGACTCTGAGTTTTAAAGCGCTGCATGTAGGGGCtcatcagtgtgtgcgtgtgagtgtgtgtgtgtgtgtgtgtgtgtgtgtgtgtgtgtgtgtgtgtgtgtgtgtgtgtgtgtgtgtgtgtgtgtgagacctagCTCCAGGTTTCAACAGAAAAGGACACACATGTTCAATCATTTCCTTCATTTAATTTGCTAATTTCACAAAAGTAAGTACAAAAGCATAAgaagcaggagtgtgtgtgtgtgtgtgtgtgtgtgtgtgtgtgtgtgtgtgtgtgtgtgtgtgtgtgtcctgcagcaggtcatgtgatctaGAACAGAGACACTGATGAGTCAGAATAAACATGAAACGCTGCATGTAGGGGCTCACTAGTGAATGTGGTGGtgaaggtgtgcaggtgtgtgagagtatcaGAGGAGaccctgtagaaggacagagtgccgacCTCACgctccacatacactcctactctcCTGCAGCCTGCGGGGGGGACGGGGAGGTCAGTACCATTTCCATTGTGCCAGGCGCTGTATTTGTCACTGTAACAGCGCAGACACCAGGCCTTGGGAGAGATTCTGATATCTTCActcctgctgatgcttttataggccactcccacatcaacactccccccactccactcccactcccagtagcagcgtccagtcagagGCTCTCTGCTCAGCACCTGGGACCAGTAGCCAGTAAATCtgtctgggtggtcaggatacggctgctcctTATTCACCCCCGTCAccttcctgttcccctcagacagaAGGAGACGTCTGTGTgccgtgtttgggtccagtgtgaactCACAggaaactgtacacacaacacacagcagacaacacACGTCATaatggaacaacacacacataccttacacacacacaccttacagtcatatccacattctctctctcacacacacacacaccttgtgtccAGTAGAATTACTCTCAAGACACACAtctatacctacacacacactatctctctctctcacacacacacacacacacacactcttcctgaccctatgaaacacacacacacacacacacacacacacctcctcaccctaccaaacacagacacacacaccaatacctagacacacacctatacctacactcacctaaacacacgcacacacacacacacacacacacacacacacaccaatacctacacacacacacacacacacacacacacacacacacttttcctgaccctacgaaacacacacacacacacacacacctcctcaccctaccaaacacacacacactgatgtagaTCACATGACCCCTGTgtcctgcagaacacacacgcacacacacacacagtgttttgtaGAATaagtctcagacacacacctatacctacactcacctaaacacacacacacacctatacccccccacacacacacttcctcaccgtacaaaacacacacacacctcttcactctaccaaacacacacatccatacacacatgcaagctaAAACATGTGAATGCAAATGACCCAAATATGATATTAAACACTTACATCTCAGCAGACGTGCTCGTGCTCTGTCTAAAGAAGCATGGTCAGTTCTGTAAGAAAAactaaatgtcacacacatgtaccattTCACAGATGTCAAGactgctgtttttctgtttgtgccaCCTGTGAAATGCAAGGTGATGTATTATTTCACAGAAGATGGTCTGCTATATGTTTCCCTTGATATAGAGTAATGAAGTAATTCTTTTTCCAGCTGTCTTTATCGCAGACAAAGGCATCCACTTGTCCCCCCTGGTCAGACTATCAGAAAATAGTTTTTtcagctctctgttctctctgtttctctgctcacctccctgtctttctgttcatctCACAGCCTGGAATCTGAGAGGTGTTCAAATTCAGCACACAGTGATGAAGGTTTGTGTCAAAAATGCagttacaaacaaacagaaaactatTTGCAAAGGTTCCTTAACATTCGGCTATGTTTGCAAATCCAACTATTTGCATTACTGGGTGTTGCATCAAAGagataacaaacacacttcagtgtaAAGCAGCTATtacaacacacatttgaaaataggTCACTGCACTCGGTTTGAAGAAATGAATATGGTCTCCACAGTGGAGACACTTTCTAAATGTGCAACACTGGGGTTTCTTTCTGAACATACTTAagtatctccagtttacagGCAGGATCCTCCAGtctagcagataacagcttcagTCCTGATTCTCCATGATGATTGTAGTTCAGATCCAGCTCTTTTAGATGGGAGGGGTTTGAAGTCAGAGCTGAAGCCAGAAAACCACAACCCTTCTCTGTGATGAGACAATcagagagtctgagagagagacagagagagagagagagagagagagagaaagaaagagagaaagagtgtataATGTTGTTCAGTGGTCTAGGAGAAAATGGTCTcatatgttgttgttgataagAGATACCCTGTGGAGGCCCATGGTCCTCTTATACCTATATGTTAATTTCTAGTTTggaatgttatgtgtgtgtgtgtgtgtgtgtgcgtgtgtgtgtgtgtgtgtgtgtgtgtgtgtgtgtgtgtgaaaactaaTAACACATTATTAAAATATCAATAACCTACATAACTGCTCCAATGCTCTAAATAAATGTTCACCCACTGTGCTTGGCCTCTGGCCTCACGCCTAactgcaaatcacagccatgctgatatctgctacccacaccactctcactgctgccatattgcaaatcacagccatggtgatatctgctacccacaccactctcactgctgccatattgcaaatcacagccatggtgatatctgctacccacaccactctcactgctgccatattgcaaatcacagccatggtgatatctgctacccacaccactctcactggtgccatattgcaaatcacagccatggtgatacctgctacccacaccactctcactgctgccatattgctTAATCCACAAACTAATCTTGAAACTCTCAAATCGGCTCAAACGTTTGACTACACAAATGCAATTATATAAGCAATACGCTACAGCATGTTCAATGCTGACCAGTTGGTGTTATATTGTCATGGTTCATCTCCCTAAGATGATAATAAAATGGATACCCAGTTACCCACCTTAATGTGTGTAATTTGCAGTTAAAACTGGACAGTcctttagagagaagctgaactccagaatcccccAGATCATTGTGATTCAAGTCCAGCTGTAGCAGTGAGTTTGGTGATTGTAGAACTGAAGTAACAATCTCACAGGACTTATCAGTGAGTTTACAGTCAGCAAATCTGCAACAACATTTGACAGGATTATGACAGAAGAACTCTACACATTATGCAAGGTTACTTTGAATCAAATTGACTACATTTAGTGAAATGCACATACAATGACATAAGTGTAAACAGTGTATTTGATGCTGCATTTAGATTGGCTGATTAATGATTGATTCATGACTCATTTGTTACCTGTAATGAGAACTAGTCCTTctgcagtaacagtaacaggtcacatactgtagtctatgtgttaatgtatgtgttCTAACTAGACAATAGGAAATGCATTTTTTACTCAAAgagagtttttgtttgttttgtataagTCTGCCAAtcaaatgttctgttctgtgtggaGATTATAAAGTACCAGTTATGCAGTTAAGCTACTGAATGCATGAATGCAATTTCATGTATCCTCTCTTGCGTGAATGTaagaataaatcaataaatcagtTAAGTAatatatcaatcaatcaatccagacTACAACTTGATGCTTCTAGTTCACTAGAGTACATACTGAAGTGCTTCAACTTTGCGGTGAGGATCCTCCAGTGTATCAGATAACAgtttctgtgctgattctccaggatgattgttgtccacatccagctctttcacacaggaggggtttaacatcagagccagagccagacaaacataacCTTCATCTGAAATATCACACTtactgagcctgagagagagagagagagagagagagagagagagagagagagagagagagagagagagagagagagagagagttagttctaGCAGGGGAACTGAAAGCTTACGGccatccttcccttcccttgtcTATGCTACTGATGTTATGATAGAGGCCACTGCAGTCCAtcccactacacaacacaagaaCAACACCGTTTTCTCCCTCATATTGGACTGGGGTTCGAGTTTGAGCGCCGCTGCTGAAGCCAGTGagatgaagcacacactaacccagagcagtgagctgcctgctttacttcctgtatatacacacacacacactaacccagagcagtgagctgcctgctttacttcctgtatacacacacacactaacccagagcagtgagctgcctgctttacttcctgtatatacacacacacacacacacactaacccagagcagtgagctgcctgctttacttcctgtatacacacacacacacactaacccagagcagtgagctgcctgctttacttcctgtatatacacacacacacactaacccagagcagtgagctgcctgctttacttcctgtatacacacacacactaacccagagcagtgagctgcctgctttacttcctgtatacacacacacactaacccagaac from Sardina pilchardus chromosome 1, fSarPil1.1, whole genome shotgun sequence includes:
- the LOC134076264 gene encoding tripartite motif-containing protein 16-like, producing MTSSHYRFADCKLTDKSCEIVTSVLQSPNSLLQLDLNHNDLGDSGVQLLSKGLSSLNCKIHTLRLSDCLITEKGCGFLASALTSNPSHLKELDLSYNHPGESGLKLLSARLEDPACKLEILKTDHASLDRARPRLLRFSCEFTLDPNTAHRRLLLSEGNRKVTGVNKEQPYPDHPDRFTGYWSQVLSREPLTGRCYWEWEWSGGSVDVGVAYKSISRSEDIRISPKAWCLRCYSDKYSAWHNGNGTDLPVPPAGCRRVGVYVEREVGTLSFYRVSSDTLTHLHTFTTTFTSEPLHAAFHVYSDSSVSLF